Within the Syngnathoides biaculeatus isolate LvHL_M chromosome 13, ASM1980259v1, whole genome shotgun sequence genome, the region TGAAATCTCTACATTTGATTGCTGATGATGTAAAGCTTTATGGATTTTTGGGAGTGATGCCATGAcacaaaaactaaagaaaagagATACACCTCCAAAGCACATTTAACAAACATATACATTTATTACTGCATTCTCATCTGTAAATGAAGATGAGGGTGagaacaaaattattatttgtgtgatgaagTGGTTATTGCATCAATTAAAGTTATCTCCAGCAATCCCCGATCATTACTTTCATATTTGTTAGGTGTCTGTCAGTCTATCATCAAAGCTAAAGGTGagaacaaaatcttttttttttaggattaaaTTGTACATGGGCAATTTTTAAACTTGTGTGACTGTTTAGAATGTGGCATAGACCTTGGACTTTATAAATCTAAAACCCCGTTGTTTGTGGACAGTGTTTCACTCCACCTCTTTGTTTGCTTTGGGGGAAGAGTCCAGCTAAGAAGCTTCAAAAACAGCTGAGGTGTTTGTTGGGTTAACAGGACAGCAAGGATACAACGGAGGTAAGCAATTATAGTTGGGCTTTGCTTTCtttaaagtattattattatcagacTGTCCTGTGTCCTAAATCATGGTGCTTTCCTTTGCAGTCTAACAACCAAATGTATAGTTTCAACTTCCTGTATAATAAACCAGTGATGATAAATTTACATCCTAGATTCACTGCAATATAATTACATTTAGGAAGATTAAGATGTGTAAATGAATGTACTTTCTCATGTGGATCTGTTTCAGAAGCCAGTGAGGACAATGTCCTCACACCTGTTGCTATGGACATGTTCGGTCTTGCCAGGTCTGCTGTTGTCCTCCCAAAGCAGTCTGTTGGTAGAGGGGGAGGACGCAGGCACCAGGATTTGTAAACCTGCCCCCTACTGGGATGTAAGGGGACAGGCACCTATGCAGGCATTGCTGGgaagtgtggtggtggtggcactACTGAAAGCGAGCTGACAGTTTTGTCTCACTCAAGCCTCCAAGTAAGAAAGCAAATTTGATGTGATTCAAAATTGAACGTTTTTTGAAGGTGATAGTATTGATTTGTACAATAGATAATTGATTGATATGATAGATAACTGTTAGTTTTAAATGAGGCAAAGgatttagaatgttttttttttttgtaatcgtAGAACATAGACATCTTTGAGCCTTTGAGCAGCATCTCATATaagattaaatgaaaatatgaacaaataaatattcGCAGGTGGCACAGTGAAACAAATGGGTTAgagcatctggctcacagttctgagggctggggttcaaattccagccctgcATGTGAGGGGTTgtcatgttcttcccgtgcctgcttgggttttatcccagactctggtttcctcccacatcgcaaaaacatggaccattaattggacactctaaattgtccctaggtgtgattgtgagtgcgattgttgcctgtctccatgtgccctgctattggctggcaaccagttaagggtgtatcccgcctcctgggttgggataggctccaggatgcTCACGACTCTCATGAGATCAGCAGAAGAGAagatttatggaaaaaaattccagaGTCCTCAGCATCTCCAATTAAGTTAGGTGAAactgtatgtaaataaataGTTCACCTCGGTTGCCAGactaaaaagcaaaacagaagCTGTTGAAGATATGCTTCCAAATGCTGAATATCGAAACCAATAATCGGCCCAGAGGACAATCAATCTATCACTAAACATTTTACCACATATCTACCAATGAACTGTACCTGCAAGTCACAAGAAATAATCTTGCATCCTTCTGGATTACATattgtcatttattgaaatttgACCCTTTTATTATTCTATCCTAATCTTTAGAATTGGAGGCCTGCGTGACAAACTGAACCATAGCAACCTGACAGAGGTGTCCTTCATGATAGTCAATGAGCGAGACCCTGTGTCCAGAGCAATGTACTGGGAGCTGAAGAGAAAAGCACCTCCTGAAGTTCCAGTTTATCAGCAGACTCCCTTTCAACTCGACGTGTGGGAGGCACTTGACGGTGACAAAGATGACTTCCTAATCTATGACAGGTGAGCCTCCTATTCAGAAGTAGAGTAAGACACTTGGCCACACACTTCTGGTAAGAAATggataaaataatatttgtactCACTGTTTGGTGTTCCAACATCGGAAAATGCCTTTTTGTAAAGGTTgtgttttggcaaaatatttttctgacttCATAACTCaggagacaatcttgtctttgtggatttttatgacaaaaagaaaggaaagtcaTTGCAAACAGCAGAAAAGGTACAAGTTTTATGAGTTGTGATCCCTTACTAAAGATCAGACTAAAAGTCCGTTCATTATATTAAAATGAGAGAGACAAAACAAGAGAGTTATCCATGTAGAGCTATATACACTTGAGGAACA harbors:
- the si:ch73-382f3.1 gene encoding selenoprotein Pb isoform X1; the encoded protein is MNVLSHVDLFQKPVRTMSSHLLLWTCSVLPGLLLSSQSSLLVEGEDAGTRICKPAPYWDVRGQAPMQALLGSVVVVALLKASUQFCLTQASKIGGLRDKLNHSNLTEVSFMIVNERDPVSRAMYWELKRKAPPEVPVYQQTPFQLDVWEALDGDKDDFLIYDRCGLLTFHIVLPYSFLHYPYVEAAIRATYHKNICNCSTNFITANGIITKKDSLPNVNHTTASPQNQVETTLMHPKQIDPNRHQPHQHQHHQHHHHLHSSHQNQSYHQKDHNTTQSLGHLQHHHHHLHSYSPQSSNHSRHTRNDD
- the si:ch73-382f3.1 gene encoding selenoprotein Pb isoform X2, which translates into the protein MSSHLLLWTCSVLPGLLLSSQSSLLVEGEDAGTRICKPAPYWDVRGQAPMQALLGSVVVVALLKASUQFCLTQASKIGGLRDKLNHSNLTEVSFMIVNERDPVSRAMYWELKRKAPPEVPVYQQTPFQLDVWEALDGDKDDFLIYDRCGLLTFHIVLPYSFLHYPYVEAAIRATYHKNICNCSTNFITANGIITKKDSLPNVNHTTASPQNQVETTLMHPKQIDPNRHQPHQHQHHQHHHHLHSSHQNQSYHQKDHNTTQSLGHLQHHHHHLHSYSPQSSNHSRHTRNDD